A portion of the Chaetodon trifascialis isolate fChaTrf1 chromosome 7, fChaTrf1.hap1, whole genome shotgun sequence genome contains these proteins:
- the kel gene encoding kell blood group glycoprotein, whose product MSETSRELEPQLSVQPSSQPEPERQLQPPPLFQLPVITQDPSTPHQQTQLHPELQLSESDPEHQTKPVWINHRKLLLFLLGFSLCAATLGLIYYMHHNLQNRSNNQAGTETPCLSPACQSASDRLSTSTDPFARPCDYFLFTCGSDRLSTDSVGKQLGQGIPGHPQNKKENAVWPERRGHSNERDDRRQKEEKILDRKSVLLQYLREILESNDRPGSTAVQKAKGFYQSCLDTKSIDIAGAEPFLTLIQKLGGWAVSGQWNRTDFNSTLSLLMRDYATFPFFSLYVGKHPNETAHGTAKRYIQIDQPELLIPTEWNSKTQKSQAKTQTLRPFLASCQRYLALLGAPPSSSMIHVGTFISLSSELAVAAAPLRYRLSKGQLYQRMTIKELQRQAPAIDWLGCLQAAFHPLPLVEDDHVFLHNFAYVVQMSRIIGKWLNKHELRSSAPLHTYMVFYLLHTLMPALDSRFSETAKNLSVALGNSEGEAPRWKHCVLETERGFDVVLSDLLAERTAHREAEEIIQNIFSSFKSKLRELMGTDQKSLQFVRKKVQSLIPRLWTTKEISGQADLDLLFSKVTVSSDSFFSSYVQLLSLWPKRRSQLLSEQTEATDILSVAPFLLGDELLFPMGMFVPPLFHPTYPRAMNYGAIGFLMAKDLLHLILPEIYSQSEAVHAVGECVWAHYLAVAEKANRGGAFSLSAAQQQEVWVQYSALQIALQAYQQSLKKRPGDTSISGLSHIRLFLTAFSQVNCDSYPHHKLMPFEPSFLITVICAKSNLCPTNLQCHNKTQQHLLQPC is encoded by the exons ATGAGTGAAACTTCAAGAGAGCTTGAG CCTCAGCTATCAGTCCAACCATCGTCACAGCCCGAACCTGAAAGGCAGCTTCAGCCTCCACCTCTATTTCAGCTGCCAGTAATCACCCAAGATCCCTCCACTCCTCATCAACAAACCCAGCTCCACCCTGAGCTCCagctgtcagagtctgaccCTGAGCACCAAACAAAGCCAGTGTGGATAAACCATCGAAAGCTGCTTCTCTTCCTTTTGGGGTTCTCCTTATGTGCTGCCACTCTGGGACTAATATACTATATGCATCACAATCTTCAAAATCGGAGCAATAACCAGGCAGGCACAG AGACTCCATGTCTCTCCCCAGCCTGTCAGAGCGCCTCGGACCGTTTGTCCACGTCTACTGATCCCTTCGCACGGCCCTGTGATTACTTCCTGTTCACATGTGGATCTGACAGACTTTCAACAGACAGTGTGGGGAAGCAATTAGGTCAGGGCATCCCTGGACATCCACAGAACAAGAAGGAAAATGCCGTGTGgccggagaggagaggacacagtAACGAGAGGGACGACAGAAggcaaaaagaggagaaaatacTGGACAGAAaaagtgtgctgctgcagtatcTCAGGGAGATTTTGG AATCAAATGACAGACCAGGTAGCACAGCGGTGCAGAAGGCCAAAGGATTCTACCAGTCCTGTTTGGACACCAAATCCATTGACATTGCTGGAGCAGAGCCCTTCCTCACGCTCATCCAGAAA CTGGGAGGCTGGGCAGTATCAGGCCAGTGGAATCGGACTGATTTTAACTCCACCCTGAGCCTGCTAATGAGAGACTATGCCACCTTTCCATTCTTCAGCCTCTATGTGGGCAAACACCCAAATGAAACTGCCCACGGGACAGCCAAAAGATACATACAG ATTGATCAGCCGGAGCTGCTGATCCCGACTGAATGGAACAGCAAGACGCAGAAGTCTCAAGCGAAAACTCAG ACGCTACGTCCCTTCTTGGCATCCTGTCAGAGGTACCTGGCACTGCTGGGGGCCccacccagcagcagcatgatCCACGTGGGCACGttcatctctctgtcctctgagcTCGCTGTGGCCGCTGCGCCTCTGCGCTATCGTCTGTCAAAAGGGCAGCTCTATCAGCGCATGACCATCAAGGAGCTCCAG CGCCAGGCCCCTGCCATTGATTGGTTGGGCTGTCTGCAGGCCGCTTTCCATCCACTGCCCCTCGTCGAAGATGATCATGTCTTTCTGCATAACTTCGCCTACGTGGTGCAAATGTCCCGCATCATTGGCAAATGGCTGAACAAGCATGAGCTGAGAAGCAG CGCCCCCCTTCATACTTACATGGTCTTCTATCTGCTGCACACCCTGATGCCTGCTCTAGACTCCAGATTTTCTGAAACGGCGAAGAATTTGTCTGTGGCTCTGGGTAACAGTGAAGGG GAAGCCCCTCGCTGGAAACACTGTGTGCTAGAGACTGAGAGAGGATTTGACGTAGTCCTTTCAGACCTCCTCGCTGAAAGGACAGCACACAGAGAA GCAGAGGAGATTATTCAAAATATCTTTTCCTCCTTCAAGTCCAAATTACGTGAACTCATGGGGACAGATCAGAAGTCTCTCCAGTTTGTCAGGAAAAAG gTTCAGTCTTTAATTCCTAGACTTTGGACTACAAAAGAGATCTCTGGTCAGGCTGATCTTGACCTGCTTTTTTCCAAG GTGACAGTCAGCTCAGACAGCTTCTTCTCCAGCTACGTCCAGCTGCTGTCCTTGTGGCCAAAGAGACGCAGTCAGCTCTTGAGTGAGCAGACTGAAGCGACTGATAT TCTGTCTGTTGCTCCGTTTCTCCTGGGTGATGAGCTCCTCTTTCCCATGGGAATGtttgtccctcctctcttccatcCTACCTATCCTAG GGCAATGAATTATGGTGCAATAGGTTTCCTTATGGCCAAAGATCTCCTCCATCTGATCCTGCCTGAAA TTTATTCTCAGAGTGAGGCGGTGCACGCTGTGGGGGAATGTGTGTGGGCTCACTACCTCGCTGTCGCAGAAAAAGCAAACCGAGGTGGAGcgttttctctctcagcagcgcagcagcaggaggtgtgGGTGCAGTATTCTGCACTGCAGATAGCATTGCAG GCTTATCAGCAGAGTCTAAAGAAGCGCCCGGGTGACACTTCCATCTCGGGACTATCAC